Below is a window of Pseudomonadota bacterium DNA.
CGTTCCCAGGTCTTGTCCGGACTTGAGACCTGGCCCCCAGACCATGAGCGGAACGTATTCCCGCGTGTGGTCGGTGGAAGAGAGAATGGTGGGATCACAGCCGTGGTCTGCCGTGATGAAGAGGGCGTCTGAGGTCGTCATGCTCTCCATGATGCGGGGAAGGAAGGAATCGAGCTCGAGCAGCGCCTTGGCGTAGCCGTCTGCATCGTTGCGATGCCCGAAGAGCATGTCGAAATCAACCAGGTTGGTGAAGATGAGGCCCGGCGACGAGTCTTTCTTGAGAACGTCGAGCGTCACCTCGAGGCCGTCGAGGTTGTTCTTCATCTTGTGCGATTCGGTGATGCCGATGCCGTTGTAGATGTCCTTGATCTTGCCGACGCCCGTCACCTTTCTGCCAGACGCCGCGATGCGCGAGACCGCGGTCTCTCCCGGAGGATCGACGGCGTAGTCGCGACGGCGGTAGGTGCGCGTGAAGGCGCCGGGCTGTCCGACGAAGGGCCTGGCGATCACGCGGCCCATCTGATAGGGGCCCACGAGCTGCGCGCGCGCGATCTCACAGATGCGGTACAGCTCGTCGATGGGAATGACCTCTTCGTGGGCGGCCACCTGGAACACGCTGTCGGCAGAGGTGTACACGATGGGCTTTCCCGTGCGCATGTGCTCTTCGCCAAGCTCGGAGATGATGTCTGTTCCGCTCGCTGCCTTGTTGCCGAGCGTGCCACGCCCGATGGCCTCTTCGAACGGCTTCATGATCTCTGGTGGGAAACCGTCAGGGAAGGTCACGAACGGGACCTGGGTCACCAGGCCGGTCATCTCCCAGTGCCCGGTGATGGTGTCCTTGCCGGCCGATTTCTCGAGCATGCGCCCATACGAGCCTTCCGGACGGTCGAGGGGATCGACGCCTTTCACACGGTGCAGGTTGCCCAGGCCCAGACGGCGCAGGGTCGGCAGGTTCAGGCCGCCGGCGCGTGCGGCTACGTGACCGATGGTGTCGCTGCCTCTGTCACCGTACTCGCCGGCGTCGGGCATCTCGCCCACGCCTCCACTGTCGATCACGAGGATCACGGCGCGCTTCAGCTCTGTCATGGGGGCCCTCCGTCACAGAGGCTGCCTCGCGCCAGATGGCTTCAGGCCGCGCGACAGACCTCTCAGCTCTTCGGGCGGCGCCTGCGCAGTCCACCCTCGTCGTCTTCGTTCGGCGTCGTGCGGGAGGCTTCCTCGCCGCGCCGGACGCCCGCCGCGGTGTGCGGTGCGTGCTGCAGCTGGCGAAGCTCCTCGGCGAACTTCTCGAGGTCTTGGAAGTCCTTGTAGACCGACGCGAATCGAACGTATGCAACGGGGTCGAGGCGTTTGAGGTAGCGCATGACCATGTCGCCGATCTCCACCGACGAGATCTCGCTCTCTCCCCGCTGGCGAAGCTCTCGTTCAACCGTGTTCACCAGCGCTTCCTTCTGCGCGCTGGAGATCGGGCGCTTCTCGCAGGCCTTGTGGATTCCGCTCAAGACCTTGGCACGCTCGAAGCGCTCACGTCGCATGTCTTTCTTGACGACAACGACGGGCGCTTCTTCGTAGCGCTCATACGTGGTGAAGCGCCGATTGCATCCGGCGCACTCGCGCCGCCGGCGAATGGTTGTGTTGTCGTCGGTCTCGCGCGAGTCGTGCACCCGAGTCTCGTGGTGCTCACAGAAGGGGCATTTCATCTTGCGGCTCCGGAGGATTCCCGCGGCTGCGTCTGGGCGCGCGATCACAAGAGAGGCGGGTGGCCCTCGTGTGACCTGCGCCTCAGGCGCGTGACCCGGCTAGTTGCGTCTCTCGCTCCGACGGATCCAGGCGGGGACCTCGATCTCGTCGCGCGGGCCCTGTGTTGCCTGGAACGCGAACGGCATGTCTGCCGTTGAATCGGCCTTTGCGGGCTCGTCGCTGGCTTGTGGACGGAAGTTGAAGCCCGTGGCCAGCACGGTGATC
It encodes the following:
- a CDS encoding phosphopentomutase, translating into MTELKRAVILVIDSGGVGEMPDAGEYGDRGSDTIGHVAARAGGLNLPTLRRLGLGNLHRVKGVDPLDRPEGSYGRMLEKSAGKDTITGHWEMTGLVTQVPFVTFPDGFPPEIMKPFEEAIGRGTLGNKAASGTDIISELGEEHMRTGKPIVYTSADSVFQVAAHEEVIPIDELYRICEIARAQLVGPYQMGRVIARPFVGQPGAFTRTYRRRDYAVDPPGETAVSRIAASGRKVTGVGKIKDIYNGIGITESHKMKNNLDGLEVTLDVLKKDSSPGLIFTNLVDFDMLFGHRNDADGYAKALLELDSFLPRIMESMTTSDALFITADHGCDPTILSSTDHTREYVPLMVWGPGLKSGQDLGT
- the nrdR gene encoding transcriptional repressor NrdR; translated protein: MKCPFCEHHETRVHDSRETDDNTTIRRRRECAGCNRRFTTYERYEEAPVVVVKKDMRRERFERAKVLSGIHKACEKRPISSAQKEALVNTVERELRQRGESEISSVEIGDMVMRYLKRLDPVAYVRFASVYKDFQDLEKFAEELRQLQHAPHTAAGVRRGEEASRTTPNEDDEGGLRRRRPKS